Proteins from a genomic interval of Pirellulales bacterium:
- the trpD gene encoding anthranilate phosphoribosyltransferase, which yields MIEETLGRIAGGEDLSMEVAARAVEAIMLGLCSDAEIGLFLSGLRLKGETVQEIAGAASALRRHMTPIRSRREGIIDTCGTGGDGSRTFNISTAAAIVTAAAGVPVAKHGNRRVTSTCGSADVLAVLGVNIEADVATVEACLDELGICFCFAPLLHGAMKNVARVRQQLGTPTIFNVLGPLSNPAHAPFQLLGVGRPELRPTMAEALRLLGIERALVVCGEDGLDEVTLNGTTQVTEVNGDRLREFTWQPEDFGIEPSDLSELLVTGAEESAAIIGRVLASQHGRARDIVVLNAAAALLTAGKATDPRAAARLASEAIDDGAAADLLARLVARSNA from the coding sequence TTGATCGAGGAGACCCTGGGGCGCATCGCCGGCGGCGAAGATTTATCCATGGAAGTTGCTGCGCGCGCCGTTGAAGCCATCATGCTGGGGCTCTGCTCCGACGCCGAGATCGGGCTGTTCTTGAGTGGTTTGCGCCTGAAAGGGGAAACCGTGCAGGAGATCGCCGGTGCTGCCTCGGCGCTGCGGCGGCATATGACGCCCATCCGCAGCCGCCGCGAAGGGATCATCGATACTTGCGGCACCGGCGGCGACGGATCCCGCACGTTCAACATCAGCACGGCCGCGGCCATCGTCACCGCGGCCGCCGGCGTGCCGGTCGCGAAACATGGAAATCGACGCGTGACCAGCACCTGCGGATCGGCCGACGTGCTGGCCGTGCTCGGCGTGAACATCGAAGCTGACGTGGCGACGGTCGAAGCTTGCCTGGACGAACTGGGCATCTGCTTCTGCTTTGCGCCGCTCTTGCACGGGGCTATGAAGAATGTCGCGCGCGTCCGTCAGCAGTTGGGGACTCCGACGATTTTCAACGTGCTCGGGCCGCTCTCGAATCCGGCGCATGCGCCGTTTCAACTCCTCGGCGTTGGCCGACCCGAGTTGCGTCCGACCATGGCCGAGGCCCTGCGCCTATTGGGAATCGAGCGTGCCCTGGTGGTTTGCGGCGAAGACGGGTTGGACGAAGTAACGCTCAACGGAACCACCCAAGTGACCGAAGTTAACGGCGATCGATTGCGCGAGTTCACCTGGCAGCCCGAGGATTTTGGTATCGAGCCGTCGGACTTGTCGGAACTGCTGGTGACCGGCGCCGAGGAAAGCGCGGCGATCATCGGCCGGGTGCTGGCCAGCCAACATGGGCGGGCGCGAGACATCGTGGTGCTCAACGCGGCAGCGGCGCTTCTGACGGCGGGTAAGGCCACAGATCCGCGCGCGGCAGCGCGCTTGGCGTCCGAAGCGATCGACGACGGCGCTGCGGCCGACTTGCTGGCGCGACTCGTGGCGCGAAGCAACGCTTGA